TggcagcagccgcagccatggccgcctccttcttcttcgtcgCCTTCCGCGGCCTCGCCGGCAGCGGTTCTACGCTGTGCAGGTGTCCAATCTCGTCCAGTGCCATCGTGTTCTGCCAATTCATGCAGCGGTAATATTTCGGCTTCGTCGTCTTCTctgatggtgatgatgatgacgacgacgacgccgccgccgcggctgcTTGCTCTGACTCGTCGGCCTGGTCTTGCAGGCGAGGGGCCGAAATGGTTGTCACACCGCGGGCGCGAGTGCTCATTCgcttggtggtggtggtagtggtggtggtggtggcgttAGCGGAAGACGCCGGGCCCGCGGCAGACTCGGCGTCATTCTGGGCGTTCTTTTCCTTCAACTGTTGCTCGGATTCGGCGAGGTATTTCTTGCGATTCTCCATGTTGGTCACGATCTTGTCGCGGTAGTTGACCAGTTCCTTGCGCAGCTTCAGCTCATTGAAACCCCGCGGGTCGAGCCAGGCGAGGAGGGCGTCGACGTCCTCTGGATCGGCATAGTAGCCCCACTGGAAGGCGTTGAACACACTGGTGGTGCCCTCTTCCATCTTCTTGCGCTCCGGAACCGTCATGCCAAACTTGGCCTTGTACTCGTCCTGATACTCGGGCGCCATGTCGATGTATCCCTCGCGCTCGAGCTCGTCCGGGCCTTGCACCCAGATGCACCCGTTGGCATACCCGGCCCAGGCGGTCGAGCTATCGGGCAGGCCGCCGTAGGGCATGCCGTTGCGCTCGAACCAGTAGTACCTGTTCCAGAAGCGGTCCTTGCCGAGCACGCGCGTGCGCGGGCAGTCGGCCTCGCGCAGGTCATTGTCGATGACTGCAATCTCGCGCTCGCACTCGGCAATCtcgtcctccttcttctggATGTCCTTAAGCACCCGCTGAAACTGCTTCGACTGCTTCGGCATCTTGGCagccgcctcggccttctcCTTCCGTTCCTGCTCCTTCTCCGCCTTGCGTTTGCGTTCTGCGGCGCGATCGTTTGCCCGGCGTAGTTTCCTCGTCGGGCCGTCCTCGTCCGTGTCCGGAACCTCATCCGATGTGTTGGCGGGGAGGTCCTCGACATCCGACATCTTGACGTCCCCATTGGTCTTGACTGGCTCCAGAGGCGGGCTCGGAGGCAGGTTGTCGGGTAACAGAATCTTCCGCTGGTCGTTGAGAGCCTTGAGATCCTCGATCCTGGGATTGGGTTTTAGCAATCATCACAGACTTCCGCAGCGGGCgaggagaaaaaaaatgcACCCACAATTgtttcctcttcctctgcCACTCGATCTTCTCCTTTCTGTACGCCGTCATTGTCTCACTGCAATCCTCCATGTAACCGCGGACTGCCTTGGTTTCCGACGTGAGCATGCAGATGATCTGCAGCGCTTGGACGCGGTAGTTGACGTCCAGGACAGAGTATCTTTGGCGCACCGTCTCCTGGCTGGGCTCGATATCGGTCGGGACCAGCTGCTGGAGTAGCTCCTCGCAACTCACGTGGAGCCGCTCATTTCTCGAGAGGTGGTGCAACAGACCGACCATGATCATTTGCCAGCCGCCGTCTTTGAAATCGCGCTTCCTCAGGTGCTCAATCCAGTCGTAATCCCGGAGGAGCTCTTCCGCCCGATGCTTCGGTGCATTCTCGGCTTCTCGCAACTCCCTctccgctgctgccgcctccgccgccagcCTCTCCGCCTCCGCTCTGGCCAGGCTTCTCCTAGTCGCGCGGCCCGAGGGTTGTGGTTCGGGTTCAGGCGTAGGCGCGGCGTTCTCTTCTTGCTCATCCTCttcatcctcctccccctcctcctcctcctcctcctcttcctcttccaaCTCCGGCAACTGAATCTGCACTTTGccgccctcggcctcggAATCGACCAGGATCTTGAGCACAGCGCAATGAATCTCGTCGAAGAGCTGGACCGGCGTCTCGGCCGAGGCGACCAGCATGGTTTCCACAAAGTCGTCAAAGGTGAACGAGTCCAGCTTGAAGATCTCGCAATAGACATTCAGCGTGTCCCACGTCTCGAGCAGCGGTCCCACCGACTTCATGCGAATCTTGTCGCTCTGGGGCGACTTTGAATCGGGCTGGACTTCGACCGGCGTATCCCTGCACAGGTACTTCAGCTGCGGCCGGACAAGCTTCCGAGGCTCGACCTGCAAGTCCTCGATCGGATATttcggaggcggcggcgggggcgtcGGTTCGCGTTGCCTGACGACGGGCGGAGGCACCTGGCCACGGAAGGACATGGGGAACTGGAAAGGGTTGCCGGGAAGCGGCAGGTGGACGAACGAGCCGGGCTCGTGGCCTCCAAACGTGCTATGTTTCCCCTTGATCGCATGCTGTTGTGCTTGGAGAGCCTGTTGCGCCTTGGACTTGTGGCTTTTGGGCGCGGGCTTCAGCTCGGGGAGTTTGAGGCCGGTGGGGCTGACGGGCGTGGGAGTCACCATGGTGGGGTCGAACTGCGATGCCTTCTTCTGGAGCTGCAGCTGCTTGCGCTCGAGGAGTTTGTTGTCGTAGCGCAGATGCGGCGGGATGCGCGTGTCGATGTGGTATTTCTCGGCCACGTCATGCTTGACCAGCCACGGGGCGCCGTTCCATGCTTCCCTCGTTACCGTCTTCTTGATGAAGGAGCGCAGGACGGCCTTGGTGAATACCTTGCGGTCGCGGAAGATGTGCGAGTCGTCCACCACGGCCTCCTCGTCCGGTCGCTCGTCCAGGCTGACAAAGTAGCGCGAGAAGGGCGGCGTGAGGGTGCCATCGGGGAGCACCTTGCTGCCGAACCGAGTCTTGTCCCTCACGACGCCCTGGAGCCTCTCGCCTCCCAAAATGTGCACGGTGACGGCCTCTCCGGGGTAATAGTCGTTCTTGAACTCATCGTAGAGTTGGTCGACTAGGGTATCGATGCGGGACACGGTTTGGAACTGAACGCGCCGAAGGATGGGCCCTTTGAGGGCTTCGGGGAACGCTTGATCTACCTCGGCAGCGCCGGCGAGCTAATGGGAGAACCCTCCTTCGTCAGTGACCTGTCCGCCGGGAGCGAAGAGCTAGGGAGAACAGAAGAACAGCGAGGAAGCGGGGTAACGTGGGCCTACCTCACTCTCGAGCGCGTCGAAAAAAGTCAGACCGGAATGGCCGCTGATGGTACATATGAAGCGTTTCTAGAATGGGTAAGCCTCTTTCCCACTCCCATCAGCGAGCTGGCGCACTCGGAGGGGGGCCCAGCGTACCTGTTTGTAGAAATCCATTCTACCGAGTGGTGTAAGTAATGTAATTTCACCTTCTCCTCACAGCCGCCGATTCAAGGGGATATGTGAAGAAAGGGAGTTCCCAACACATACCTGTGCAAGTAGTCCTCATATGTGAGAAAGATCTCGCCGGTCTGGGGAATATGCCAGACCTATATATCCCAAGACAGGTGGTTAGAGTCCCAACGGCGATCAATTGGCCGCCAGCAGGGGCGGGGATATCAGGGGATATCATCCGGGTGCGCACCTCTCGGTCTTCATCTTCGATCTCGGGCACGGGCAGGAACTGCACCGGCTTGCGCTTGAAGAGAACCTGAGGAGCATGGTGTCAGCGACATGGTGGGTCTCGGGAGTGGCGGGGAGGTCGCATCGTACCATCCTGGAGGTGGTGGTCGTCCGTCGGGGTTATGCGGAGGGGAGAAAGGGTTCCGcgacgagagagagagagagagagagagtccGGCGAGATGAGAGTCAAGTCCAAGCGAGAGTTCCCCCCAACCCCCAAAACTGCTGCAAGGCTGATATCTCAGCCTCGCAGATCGTATAAAGTCAAAATGAAGCGCGGTGGTTGTGGGCTGGTTCAGACGCGTTGTGGTGTCCCGGGACCCGTGTTGTGGCCGGCCGTCGCGAACCGCGGCGGATTGGGTGGAGAGAGGGTCAGGGTTTTGGTGGCCAGCGGGTGCCCAGGAGGGTAGCTCGCGGCGAGCATGCAAGGCTGATGAGAAGAAACCGCGGGGGGCGTTAACGGGCTGGGACCCGCGTGTAAAAAGGCGGGTGCAGATGCGATCTCGTCGGTGTAAGTGACCCCGATTGCGGACCGAGCGCGGTGGTGGACGGAGAGGGCTGCACGCCGGGGCAGTGATGTTGAGGGaaaaaagagaagagaaagCGAGCGGTGCAGAAGTGGGAGGAGGAAAAGTTCAACAAGGGGACGGGAGGGAACGGCAAATGGGGAAGGGAGCACGGGCTTGGGTGCAAGTCCAGCGTGCTGGCATCCCGGGACCCGCACGACAGGGTACCGGGATGGCTCCAAGCCCCGAAGCCAAAGAAGGGCCCCCTTCATCCACCCGACCACACCCTAGGCAACTTCTTCCTGCAACCAACCCGCCCGACATGCGCGCCTTACCCACGTTTTTGTACTCGTCCGACTCGCCTCGACGAGGGCTATCAGACGAGAGTTGAACCATGCGAATTGGGCCATCTTTCAATCATTTACGGGGGAGAGAGCGCGCGGGAAATTTTATTTTTCACGGGTAGGGGTTCGCACGCTCCGGCTCTCTTCGAGGTCGACGACAGCCCCACGCGTCTCAATGTCGAACTGCAAGCGGATTCCGCTCTGGAATTCGGCCAGACCGGTCCGGCACAGTTTCCTCCTGCACTGACAGGCGCGGGATTGACAAACTGCGGATGACATGCTGCCTACGCGACGGGGTGGGCCATTCCACGCGTTCTGGATGCAGCGTGCAAGTCATTCAATTCAGGAACATGTATGAAACTATGTACAATACGGATACATTACAGATTacattacatacataccctGATCGGGAGATTCCGTGTAGCTGCGGCTCAGGTACGAACGCAGAGTGGTCCGCCTTGCACTTTCGAGCCATCCCAGATGGTGCATGCAGATTGGTCTGGTGCGCCAGTTTGATACATGGGTTTGACCTCTTTTCGAGAGATGCTGGTGACGGGCATTTCGCGCGCTGGAACTCGGCCCCTCCCCACGAGCGCGGAGTGGTTGGTTCGGCCTTTTGTTTGCATGAGACGCCACTTTCGGGAAGATGTGGGTTCGCCAAGACAAGGCTGAACCGTTTGAGGTGCAGCTGAGATCGCAGCCTTGCAGCATTTGATTTTCCTTTTCTTGACATATTCTATTCTTGCTTTTGTCATTCGATCTCCCCTAGTAAAATAAAAAACTATGACGTGAAGTACACCACCATGAAACCCACCCAACTGCCGACCACCCCTATTGCTGAGTAGGAACTAGTGAACATCAGGGGCAGAAACTCGTAGCTTTTTCCGAACACGACCCCGTGCACCAGGGAGCAGTACACGATCAGGGGAATGCTGACCGTGATGTAGAGCGTGCTGAAACGGTCAAAGAGGAAAAACCTGGCGCGGCTGGACGCGGGTGCTAAACGGTCGAAGGCTACCAGGAAGAGGATAAGCCAGAACACGGTGTAGACCGTCTTGAGAGGGAATTCCGCCGGGGTGAAGAGCAGCGGGAACAGCGAGACATGGCCGGCAACTGCGAGCGGGCGGAATGCGCCCAGGTGCCGCCGGTCCTTGAGAGCAATGAGGCTGAAGGGGATGATGACGAGGAGGATCGCCTTCTCGTGGACGTGCCAACCGAAGAGGAATGAAGCATAACCGCAGAGGGTGACGGCGCCGACGAAGTTATCCCACGACGGCGTCGACTGGGCAAAGAGCTTGAGCAGTGGGATCGCCTGGAAGAGGAGCGTCAGGGCGAAGCACGTCCGCGGCGTAATCTCCGGTAGGACCGCGAAGGACGTGTCTCCGACCAACCCACGCGTGACGCTCTGCAGAGCCTCCTCTCTTACCGACAGGCCTAGCCGCGGCGCGAGAACGATCAGGACGCGGTCGACAAACGAGTACATGGCCCACACGTTCGGTGCCCAGTAAGCGTGGCAGAGGCCGCGCGAGAACGGAAAGAGCCTGCTGGCGATCTGGCGGATCTGCCCCTTGAGCGCGAACGGTCCGAAAGCCGCGCCGAAGATGGCAGCGATGCCGGCGCCCAACTTGACGCAGTTGAGGAACTGGATCCGGAATATGGATTTTGGCGAGAGGCAGTAGGCCCTCAGGAGGAAGACAAAGTAGGCCGGCGCCAGGTAGAGGTAAATGTGCTTCATGCACAACAGGGCAGCAAACAGGAGGCCGCTCCAGAGCAGCGTTTCTTTCTTCCGGGCCAGGACCAGGGAGGCGATGAGGATACCGTACATGACGCCATTGTACTGGAAGTGGATGTGGTCGATGATGAAGAGGCCCGGCGAGAGCAGGATGGATATGGCAGCCGCCTGCGCTGCTCGTTTCGACACACCGTGCGATGAGTCCACGAACCTGTCGACGGTTAGCCTAGGGACTACGGCCCGAACATGCCTCGCAACAAGCCGGGGCCACCAACAGCTGTAGAGAATATACGAGGAGCAGCTCGGTGATGATAACAGTGAACCGCTGAAAGTAGACCGTTTGCCAGCTATCGTACTCGAGGTTGTACACCTTGAGCATGGCAGGGTCTACCAGCTTGGCGACCTGCGACATGATCCATTCGAAGTAGGCGAAGAAGGGCGGGTAGTCGAGGGTCCATTGCGACGATTTTTCGTAGTACCAGTCCCACAGGGGCAAGCTGTGTGTGATGGCGAGCCAGTTGCGGTGGACTTCGAAATCGGTAGATTTGCTGTGTCG
This DNA window, taken from Thermothelomyces thermophilus ATCC 42464 chromosome 3, complete sequence, encodes the following:
- a CDS encoding glycosyltransferase family 57 protein (CAZy_ID 267915), which gives rise to MTEIYPSLAQCAIVAAALKVLLFPAYKSTDFEVHRNWLAITHSLPLWDWYYEKSSQWTLDYPPFFAYFEWIMSQVAKLVDPAMLKVYNLEYDSWQTVYFQRFTVIITELLLVYSLQLFVDSSHGVSKRAAQAAAISILLSPGLFIIDHIHFQYNGVMYGILIASLVLARKKETLLWSGLLFAALLCMKHIYLYLAPAYFVFLLRAYCLSPKSIFRIQFLNCVKLGAGIAAIFGAAFGPFALKGQIRQIASRLFPFSRGLCHAYWAPNVWAMYSFVDRVLIVLAPRLGLSVREEALQSVTRGLVGDTSFAVLPEITPRTCFALTLLFQAIPLLKLFAQSTPSWDNFVGAVTLCGYASFLFGWHVHEKAILLVIIPFSLIALKDRRHLGAFRPLAVAGHVSLFPLLFTPAEFPLKTVYTVFWLILFLVAFDRLAPASSRARFFLFDRFSTLYITVSIPLIVYCSLVHGVVFGKSYEFLPLMFTSSYSAIGVVGSWVGFMVVYFTS